A window of Salinibacter grassmerensis contains these coding sequences:
- a CDS encoding helix-turn-helix transcriptional regulator, whose amino-acid sequence MSFLGLLQSETKRRLLQLMKRQGEITLNDATQDIDRARPTLRDHLDQMGRDGLVARRSKRQGRGRPSICYRITPLAERLFPGREGTVFAEFLSYLQSQGQDRLIEEFFQSFWNDRLGEVENRLADPLESASIREIVDVLEEVLEENGFMPEVRVEEKEVTVKACNCPFAEIISTTELPCASETCFYEALFERVERTRHIPDGDTACAYELPVVQT is encoded by the coding sequence ATGTCTTTCCTTGGCCTTCTCCAGTCCGAGACGAAGCGTCGGCTTCTCCAGCTCATGAAGCGTCAGGGAGAGATTACGCTCAACGACGCGACTCAGGACATCGACCGCGCCCGACCGACGCTCCGCGACCACCTCGACCAGATGGGGCGTGATGGGCTTGTGGCCCGCCGTTCCAAGAGACAGGGGCGTGGACGCCCGAGCATATGCTACCGCATCACTCCACTCGCTGAACGCCTCTTCCCAGGACGGGAAGGGACGGTCTTTGCTGAGTTTCTGAGCTACCTGCAAAGCCAGGGACAAGACCGGCTCATTGAGGAGTTCTTCCAGTCGTTCTGGAACGACCGCCTCGGCGAGGTTGAAAACCGCCTTGCCGATCCACTGGAGTCCGCTAGCATCCGCGAGATCGTCGATGTCCTCGAAGAGGTCCTCGAAGAGAATGGATTTATGCCTGAGGTTCGCGTCGAAGAGAAGGAGGTGACCGTCAAGGCCTGCAACTGCCCGTTCGCGGAGATCATCAGCACTACGGAGCTCCCCTGCGCTTCCGAGACCTGCTTCTACGAGGCTCTGTTCGAGCGCGTAGAGCGGACGCGTCACATCCCCGACGGAGACACGGCCTGCGCCTACGAGTTGCCGGTGGTTCAAACGTAA